In the Carboxydothermus hydrogenoformans Z-2901 genome, one interval contains:
- the bshB1 gene encoding bacillithiol biosynthesis deacetylase BshB1: MEKVDFLAFGAHPDDIECGIGGTIAKLTRLGYKVGLVDLTLGEMATNGTIEQRQDEAYKAMEILGASFRINLEIPDRGINLTPENIEKVVEILRKAQPKVIAAPYWVDRHPDHERAGSLVKEGFFSAGLNKVLPEIKPIKRPEKYLRYFLTISATPSFVVDVTEYYSIKKRAVLAHVSQFAHRPEFSQTFLNEGQFLGRIESRDLFFGAQIGKRYGEGFVLQELLELEHPLVLIK; encoded by the coding sequence ATGGAAAAGGTTGATTTTTTAGCTTTTGGAGCCCACCCTGATGATATTGAATGCGGCATTGGTGGAACGATTGCCAAATTAACCCGGCTTGGTTATAAAGTGGGACTGGTGGATTTAACCCTGGGTGAAATGGCTACCAACGGTACTATCGAACAACGTCAGGATGAAGCGTATAAGGCAATGGAAATTTTAGGAGCAAGCTTTCGGATAAATTTAGAAATTCCTGATCGGGGTATTAATTTAACGCCGGAAAATATCGAAAAAGTAGTCGAGATTTTACGCAAAGCACAGCCGAAGGTGATTGCTGCCCCCTACTGGGTGGACAGGCATCCGGATCACGAAAGGGCTGGAAGCTTAGTTAAAGAAGGTTTCTTTAGTGCAGGACTGAACAAAGTGTTACCGGAAATAAAGCCAATTAAAAGACCGGAGAAGTATTTAAGATATTTTTTAACGATTTCAGCTACACCGAGCTTTGTGGTTGATGTAACCGAATATTATTCCATTAAAAAAAGGGCTGTATTAGCCCATGTTTCGCAGTTTGCGCACCGTCCGGAATTCAGTCAGACATTTTTAAATGAAGGACAGTTTCTGGGCAGGATAGAAAGCCGGGACCTCTTTTTTGGAGCGCAAATAGGAAAAAGGTACGGAGAAGGTTTTGTCTTACAGGAATTACTGGAGTTAGAACACCCCCTGGTATTGATTAAGTAG